The following are encoded in a window of Candidatus Zixiibacteriota bacterium genomic DNA:
- the glgA gene encoding glycogen synthase GlgA: protein MRILLAASEMVPFAKTGGLGDVIGALPQALAGQGHDVRVFIPHYGFLDTADHHLEPLGWTLRIPVADKHVVMSLSRAVDRKSGLKCYFVGNPDYFNRRGLYGHHDTKQDFVDNDERFAFFSRAILETARKLAFRPDIVHLHDWQTALVAVYLKTVYSEDPFFADTKSVLTIHNLAHQGNFDAARFDVLGLSDGLIQPTASLEFFGQMSYLKGGIVLADQVTTVSPRYAQEIQTGKFGCGLDGVLRERSGDLHGILNGVDYGSWSPSRDNLLPHKYHPANLSGKRMNKIELLGVAGLPVRQGTPLVGMITRLVHQKGLDLIRDAADRMFAMDLQMVVLGTGEEKYHKLLTMLENKYPDKLKVYLAHDERLAHLIEGAADIFLMPSLFEPCGLNQMYSLKYGTVPIVNSVGGLVDTVVDCDPEDGSGTGFVFNEETPEALLGSLDRALTSFARRRLWMKIMKAGMKQDFSWRLSVKRYLSLFEQLVGQHRMTVPD from the coding sequence GTGCGAATTCTGTTGGCTGCATCGGAAATGGTGCCGTTTGCCAAGACGGGCGGGCTGGGTGACGTCATCGGCGCTTTGCCGCAGGCATTGGCCGGTCAGGGTCACGATGTGCGCGTGTTCATCCCGCACTACGGGTTTTTGGACACGGCCGATCACCATCTTGAGCCTTTGGGCTGGACGCTCAGAATACCGGTCGCCGACAAGCACGTGGTCATGAGCCTCAGCCGGGCCGTTGATCGGAAGAGTGGTCTCAAGTGTTATTTTGTGGGCAATCCCGATTACTTCAACCGTCGCGGACTGTACGGACATCACGACACCAAACAGGACTTCGTCGACAACGACGAACGGTTTGCGTTTTTCAGCAGAGCCATTCTCGAAACGGCGCGGAAACTGGCTTTCAGACCGGATATAGTTCACCTGCATGATTGGCAAACGGCCCTGGTGGCTGTTTATCTGAAAACAGTTTACTCGGAGGACCCTTTCTTTGCCGACACGAAATCGGTCCTGACAATACACAACCTGGCCCACCAGGGAAATTTCGATGCTGCACGGTTTGATGTCCTGGGACTGAGTGACGGCCTGATCCAGCCGACAGCTTCGCTTGAGTTCTTCGGTCAGATGAGTTATCTCAAAGGTGGTATCGTATTGGCCGACCAGGTCACCACAGTTTCGCCCCGGTATGCACAGGAGATTCAGACCGGCAAGTTCGGATGCGGGCTGGATGGCGTCCTGAGAGAACGAAGCGGGGACCTACATGGAATTCTCAATGGTGTCGATTACGGCTCGTGGTCACCCTCGCGCGACAACCTGCTGCCCCACAAATACCATCCCGCCAACTTAAGCGGCAAGCGAATGAACAAGATCGAGTTGTTGGGAGTAGCCGGACTACCGGTACGCCAGGGGACTCCGCTGGTCGGGATGATTACCCGGCTTGTTCACCAGAAAGGTCTCGATCTCATTCGGGATGCTGCTGATCGCATGTTTGCCATGGATTTGCAGATGGTCGTTCTGGGCACGGGGGAGGAAAAGTACCACAAACTCCTGACCATGCTTGAAAATAAGTACCCCGATAAGCTCAAAGTCTATCTGGCCCACGATGAACGCCTGGCCCACTTGATCGAAGGAGCTGCAGATATTTTCCTCATGCCGTCGTTGTTCGAGCCTTGTGGACTCAACCAGATGTATTCGTTGAAATACGGAACGGTGCCGATTGTAAACTCAGTCGGTGGACTGGTCGACACGGTGGTGGATTGTGACCCCGAGGACGGAAGCGGCACTGGTTTTGTGTTTAACGAAGAGACGCCCGAAGCTCTTCTTGGAAGCCTGGACCGAGCCCTCACGTCTTTTGCCCGCCGTCGGCTTTGGATGAAAATCATGAAAGCCGGAATGAAGCAAGATTTCTCTTGGCGTCTGTCGGTCAAACGATATCTTAGTCTTTTCGAGCAACTCGTCGGCCAACATAGGATGACGGTACCGGATTGA